The Xanthomonas indica sequence GCAGTTGCTTCAACCATGTGTGTCAGACCAGAAGAACAGTAGGAGCGGCTTCAGCCGCGACAGGCGCCATCGAGACGGCCTGTCGCGGCTGAAGCCGCTCCTACGAGAGGGCGTAACGCTGAACCGGCTTACTTGCCGATCCAGCCTTCCAGCATGTCCGAGAACTCGTCGGCGTGCTCTTCTTCCTGGGCCAGGATGTCTTCCAGGATGCGCTTGGTGGTGGTGTCCTTGTCGCCGACGAAGTTGATCATCTCGCGATAGCTGTCGATGGCGATGCGCTCGGCGATCAGGTTTTCCTTGACCATGTCGCGCAGATCCTCGCCTTCCTTGTACTCGGCATGCGAACGCGCCGTCAGGGTATCCGGATTGAGGTCCGGCTCGCCGCCCAGCTGCACGATGCGCTCGGCCAGCTTGTGCGCGTGCGCCTGCTCCTGCTGCGCGTGCTCCAGGAACTCGGCCTTGACCGCGTCCGCAAGCATGCCGGCGGCCATGAAGTAGTGGCGGTAGTAGCGCAGCACGCACACGTATTCGGTGGCGAGCGCGTCGTTGAGCATCTTGATCACCGCCTCGCGGTCGGCGCTGTAGCTCTTGGTGATCGCGCCGTCCTCGATGCTCTGGCGGGCATTGGCGCGCAGCGTGGCGGTGTCGGTGAGGCCGGCGGTGTGCTGCAGCGGCTTGGCGTCGGTGTTCGGGGTGGCTGGCTTGTTGGACATGGCTGGCCGTCTCCTGTGGTGGGTAAGGGGATTCAGTCGGGAAGGTGTTGCAGTACATAGTCGGCGGCGGAGACCTTGAACTCGCCCGGTGCTTCGACGAACAACGCACGCACCACGCCGTCGTCGGCGTACAGCGCGAAGCGCCGCGCCCGCACGCCCATGCCGTAGCTGCTGGCGTCCAGTTCCAGGCCCAGCGCCTTGGCAAAGTCGCCGTTGCCGTCGGACAGCATCTGCAGGCCGTCCGGCACCAACTGGCTCTTGCCCCAGGCCTGCATCACGAACGGGTCGTTGACCGCCATGCAGTACACCTCGATGCCGCGCTTGCGGAACTCCTCGAAGTGCTCCACATAGCCGGGCAGGTGCTTCTCCGAACAGGTCGGGGTGAAGGCGCCGGGCACCGCGAACAGCAGGACGCGGCGGTCGTCGAACAGGGTGCGCGTATCCACCGCTTCCACGCCGTCGCGGATGCGCTGCAGCACCACTTCGGGAATGCGTTCGCCGGTCTGGATGGGCATGTCGGGCTCCTTGGATGAACCGAGTCTAGAAACGGAAATGGGAAGGTGGCGTCAACGCCTTGAAAAGCGCCGCGGCACGCCTATCTGACGGGCATGGACGGCGGGCCGGTCCCGCCGCCGCGAACTGCCCCTCCGAGGGTGTACCTCATTGACGTTTCAGGAGACCACGATGAGCATCGTCCGTTATCGCCAGTGGCCGGCCCAGGCCGCATTCCAGAACGAGATCAAGCAGGTGTTCGACCGCTTCTTCGACCCCAATGGCGGCACCGACGAATCGGCCGTCGTCACCGCGCAGTGGGTACCGCGCGTGGACATCAAGGAAGAGCCGGAGCGCTTCGTGCTGTACGCCGACCTGCCGGGCATCGACCCGTCGGAGATCGAGGTGTCGATGGACAAGGGCATCCTGTCGATCAAGGGCGAGCGCAAGAGCGAGTCGGCCGCCGACAGCGAGCGCTTCTCGCGCATCGAACGCCGTTACGGCAGCTTCCACCGTCGCTTCGCGCTGCCCGACAGCGCCGATCCGGACGGCATTTCCGCCACCGGCTACCATGGCGTGCTGGAAGTGCGCATCCCCAAGCGTCCGGCGAGCACGCCGCGTCGCATCCAGGTCGATACCGGGGCCACGATCGTCCAGTAAGCGCCCGCCCGCAGCGGCGTCGCCCTCGCGACGCCGCGCCCTCGCCGCCGGCCGTAGAATGGCCGGGCGATGGCGCAGTGCATGCAACCGGCCCGTTGCCGCAAGGCGGCGGGCCGACTCTTTTTTGAGGTGATGGATGGAATTCAAGGATTACTACGCGACCCTGGGCGTGGAACCCAGCGCCGGCGATGCCGAGATCAAGACCGCGTACCGGCGGCTGGCGCGCAAGTACCATCCCGACGTCAGCAAGGAGCCTGGGGCCGAGGAAAAGTTCAAGGCCGTCAACGAGGCCTACGAGGCCTTGCGCGACCCGCCCAAGCGCGCCGCCTACGACCAGTTGCGCGCGCAGGGCTACCGCCCGGGCGAGGAGTTCCACGCGCCGCCCAACTACGGCGGCGCGCAGGGCTTCGACTTCGAGGAAGTGTTCGGCAACGGCGGCGCCGGCGGCGGCTTCAGCGATTTCTTCGAGAGCCTGTTCGCCCGCCAGCAGCGCGCCCGCCAGGGCGGCGCCGGCCCGGGTCCGGCCCCGGGCGCGCCGCGCGGCGATACCCGCGCCAAGCTGGCGGTGCCGCTGGAAGCGGTGTATGCCGGCGACAGCGTGCGCATCACCATCAACGGCAAGCAACTGGACGTGCGCGTGCCCAAGGGCGTGCGCCCCGGCCAGGTGATCCGGCTGAGCGGGCAGGGCAACGGCGGCAGCAACCTGCTGCTGGAGATCGAGTACGCCGCGCACCCGCAGTTCGAGGTGGACGGCCGCAACATCCTCTACACCCTGCAGGTGACGCCCTGGCAGGCGGCGCTGGGCACCACCATCAGCGTGCCGACCCTGGGCGGGGCAGTGGAACTGAAGATCCCCCCGGAATCGGACGCAGGACGCAAGCTGCGCCTGCGCGGCCGCGGCCTGCCGGGTACCCCGCCGGGCGACCAGATCGTCGAACTGGAAGTGCTGGCGCCGGCGCCGGAAACCGAGGCGCAGCGCAAGGCGTATCGCGGGTTGGCCAAGGCCTTTGGCGAAGCCGTTTGATTGCGGGGATTGGGGAGTCGGGATTGGGGATTCGCAAGAGCGGCGTCCCTTCGCACTGTGGCGTTGTAGGGGCGGCTTCAGCCGCCATGCCGGCCCGATAAAGCGGCGGTACCCGCTTGCGCGGCCCGGCTCGTCATGCGCCTGCAAGCGTGACGGCGCTAGAGCCGCTGCGGCGCGCACGCGCTTCGCAAGTCTGCAACTGTGCTGCTTTTCTGTGGGAGGGGCTTCAGCCCCGACGCCTCGACCTTTGAAGCGTCGGGGCTGAAGCCCCTCCCACAAGAGACGCCACCTGCTCTTCTTTTGGTTCCATCCATTGCCCGGCTTGTCGTAGGAGCGGCTTCAGCCGCGACGGGCGTTACCGGTAACCCCTGTCGCGGCTGAAGCCGCTCCTACAAGGGGCACCGATTGCAATGCGGCCTTACGCCGCGCGCTCAAACGCCGCCCGTAAACCCGCCCTTACGAATCCCCAATCCCCAATCCCGGCTTCTACGGCACATCCTCACCGCTGAACACCCGCTCGATCACCTCGTACAGCTCGTCCTCGGAGAACGGCTTGGTGATGTAGGCGCGGGCGCCTTGGCGCATGCCCCACATGCGGTCGGTGTCCTGGTCCTTGGTGGTGACCAGGATCACCGGGATGTTCTGCGTGGTCGGTTCGCGGCGCAGGGTCCGGGTGGCCTGGAAGCCGTTGAGGTTGGGCATCACCACGTCCATCAGCACCAGGTCCGGCAAGGCTGCCTTGGCCGCTTCCACGCCGGCGGCGCCGTCGGTGGCGGTGATCGTTTCGTGCCCCAGTTTTTCCACGATGCGCTGGATGCCCAGCAACTGCGACGGCGAATCGTCGACGATCAGAATGCGTGCCATGTGGTTCCCCCTAGGAGGCTCCGAGTGTAGTGGCAGCAACGCGAGGGCGGAAAGCGTTGCGTGTCACAAAGCGTCGGCGTGGCTACGCGCTCGGATCCAGCCGCACCACGGTGCGCCCGAACGATTGCCCGGCCAGCATCGTGGCGAAGACCTCCGGCAGCCCGGCCAGCTCCACTTCGCGGGTGCAGATCGTGTCCAGATGACGCGGCTTCCAGTCGCTGCCCAGGTGCTGCCAGATGCGGTCGCGCAGGTCGCGGGCGGTGCCGGCCGAGCCGATGCCCAGCAGCGATACCCCGCGCAGGATGAAGGGCATCACCGTCATGTCCAGCTCCGCGGTCGCGGCCAGGCCGGCGCTGGCGACGTTGCCGTACGGCGCCGTCTGCGCCAGCAGGCTGGTCAGCATCGCCCCGCCCACGTTGTCCAGGCCGCCGCCGAAGCGCACCGAGTCCAGCGGCCGCGT is a genomic window containing:
- a CDS encoding ferritin-like domain-containing protein produces the protein MSNKPATPNTDAKPLQHTAGLTDTATLRANARQSIEDGAITKSYSADREAVIKMLNDALATEYVCVLRYYRHYFMAAGMLADAVKAEFLEHAQQEQAHAHKLAERIVQLGGEPDLNPDTLTARSHAEYKEGEDLRDMVKENLIAERIAIDSYREMINFVGDKDTTTKRILEDILAQEEEHADEFSDMLEGWIGK
- a CDS encoding peroxiredoxin, whose protein sequence is MPIQTGERIPEVVLQRIRDGVEAVDTRTLFDDRRVLLFAVPGAFTPTCSEKHLPGYVEHFEEFRKRGIEVYCMAVNDPFVMQAWGKSQLVPDGLQMLSDGNGDFAKALGLELDASSYGMGVRARRFALYADDGVVRALFVEAPGEFKVSAADYVLQHLPD
- a CDS encoding Hsp20/alpha crystallin family protein, whose product is MSIVRYRQWPAQAAFQNEIKQVFDRFFDPNGGTDESAVVTAQWVPRVDIKEEPERFVLYADLPGIDPSEIEVSMDKGILSIKGERKSESAADSERFSRIERRYGSFHRRFALPDSADPDGISATGYHGVLEVRIPKRPASTPRRIQVDTGATIVQ
- a CDS encoding DnaJ C-terminal domain-containing protein, which translates into the protein MEFKDYYATLGVEPSAGDAEIKTAYRRLARKYHPDVSKEPGAEEKFKAVNEAYEALRDPPKRAAYDQLRAQGYRPGEEFHAPPNYGGAQGFDFEEVFGNGGAGGGFSDFFESLFARQQRARQGGAGPGPAPGAPRGDTRAKLAVPLEAVYAGDSVRITINGKQLDVRVPKGVRPGQVIRLSGQGNGGSNLLLEIEYAAHPQFEVDGRNILYTLQVTPWQAALGTTISVPTLGGAVELKIPPESDAGRKLRLRGRGLPGTPPGDQIVELEVLAPAPETEAQRKAYRGLAKAFGEAV
- the pilH gene encoding twitching motility response regulator PilH — protein: MARILIVDDSPSQLLGIQRIVEKLGHETITATDGAAGVEAAKAALPDLVLMDVVMPNLNGFQATRTLRREPTTQNIPVILVTTKDQDTDRMWGMRQGARAYITKPFSEDELYEVIERVFSGEDVP